In one Halictus rubicundus isolate RS-2024b chromosome 14, iyHalRubi1_principal, whole genome shotgun sequence genomic region, the following are encoded:
- the LOC143360967 gene encoding arylalkylamine N-acetyltransferase 1, whose protein sequence is MSSDHLTVVEVPENRFEEAINHLKWNFFADEPLNHAVGLCDKGESQFELERHCLLTLKQGHSRMLVDQNGTIAGMALNGILKKGEREEAERRLAELNDEKFKIIFGLLYKVNDKIDLFAKYNVDELFECRILSVDEKFRGRGLANVLMADSIETARNAGFKVFKADATGMFSQKVCLKHGFQVEADIPYTELDESMRPAPPHQALKLMVKVLT, encoded by the exons ATGTCATCGGATCATTTAACGGTCGTCGAAGTCCCGGAAAATCGCTTCGAGGAGGCGATCAATCATTTGAAATGGAATTTTTTCGCCGACGAACCGCTGAACCACGCGGTGGGACTCTGCGATAAGGGTGAGAGCCAGTTTGAGCTCGAGAGACACTGCCTACTCACTTTAAAGCAAGGGCACTCGAGGATGCTGGTGGACCAGAACGGAACG ATAGCAGGCATGGCCTTGAACGGTATCTTGAAGAAGGGAGAGCGCGAGGAGGCCGAGCGTCGGCTCGCCGAATTGAACGACGAgaaattcaaaataatattcGGGCTGCTCTACAAGGTCAACGACAAGATTGACCTATTTGCCAAGTACAATGTCGACGAATTGTTCGAATGCCGCATCCTCAGCGTAGACGAGAAATTCCGCGGTAGGGGTCTGGCGAACGTTCTGATGGCGGACAGTATAGAAACGGCGAGAAACGCTGGATTCAAG GTGTTCAAAGCGGACGCCACCGGGATGTTCTCTCAAAAGGTATGCTTGAAACACGGATTTCAGGTGGAAGCCGATATCCCGTACACAGAGCTGGACGAGTCTATGAGACCGGCACCGCCCCATCAAGCCCTGAAGCTGATGGTAAAAGTGTTGACTTAA
- the Vha36-1 gene encoding V-type proton ATPase subunit Vha36-1: MSGKDKLPIFPSRGAQMLMKSRLQGATKGHGLLKKKADALQMRFRLILGKIIETKTLMGEVMKEAAFSLAEAKFTTGDFNQVVLQNVTKAQIKIRSKKDNVAGVNLPVFESYQDGTDTYELAGLARGGQQLAKLKKNYQRAVKLLVELASLQTSFVTLDEVIKITNRRVNAIEHVIIPRIERTLAYIISELDELEREEFYRLKKIQDKKKQVKAKVESARKERLQYEKDNPEEAPNMLDEGDDDILF; the protein is encoded by the exons ATGTCTGGAAAGGATAAACTTCCGATTTTCCCTTCCCGGGG AGCGCAAATGTTAATGAAATCCCGGCTCCAGGGAGCAACAAAAGGACATGGTTTACTAAAGAAGAAAGCTGACGCATTGCAAATGCGTTTCAGGTTGATTTTGGGCAAAATCATTGAG ACCAAAACTCTTATGGGAGAAGTAATGAAAGAGGCTGCTTTCTCATTGGCCGAAGCAAAATTTACGACCGGAGACTTTAATCAAGTAGTTCTACAGAATGTGACAAAAGCACAAATTAAAATTCGTTCTAAGAAAGATAACGTAGCCGGTGTTAATCTTCCAGTATTTGAATCGTATCAGGACGGCACGGATACTTACGAGTTGGCAGGTTTGGCCAGAGGTGGTCAACAACTAGCCAAGCTAAAAAAGAATTATCAAAGAGCAGTGAAGCTGCTAGTGGAACTAGCGTCTCTGCAGACGAGTTTCGTCACCTTGGACGAGGTCATTAAAATCACAAACCGTCGTGTTAACGCTATCGAACACGTTATCATTCCAAGAATCGAAAGAACTCTTGCCTACATCATCTCCGAGCTGGACGAATTGGAGAGAGAAGAGTTCTACCGGTTAAAGAAGATCCAGGACAAGAAGAAACAAGTAAAAGCCAAG GTTGAAAGTGCTAGAAAAGAAAGGCTGCAATACGAGAAAGACAATCCGGAAGAGGCTCCGAACATGCTTGACGAAGGAGACGATGATATTTTGTTCTAA
- the LOC143360961 gene encoding cytoplasmic 60S subunit biogenesis factor ZNF622, which translates to MTSPFTCITCRVAFRDLEVQRQHYKSDWHRYNLKRKVAELPPVTVEEFQKRVIAQRNKDDQERSEELMNCKVCRKNFNTKNQYENHLVSKKHKEKCAKQSSIEASHEDTDDTTSPGATLKKDIQNEGSSRSGKRPAEEMEIDSDIESVDSDEWLEDTENPIQNNDCLFCDHHSRSLVKNLKHMTVVHSFFIPDPEYCTDIKGLLTYLGEKIFAGFMCIWCNETGKSFQSVEAVRAHMVDKGHCRVLHEGDALAEYAEFYDYSSSYPDAENGDVDAEVEIPELDDSDYQLVLPSGNVIGHRSLMRYYKQNLNPNRAVAVPKKEKLRKVLLQYRALGWTETQKEIAIKKARDIKYMQRIQAKYSTQLQFKANKMQRYFRPQVNF; encoded by the exons ATGACTTCGCCGTTTACTTGTATCACGTGTCGTGTGGCTTTTCGAGATTTGGAGGTGCAACGGCAGCATTACAAATCAGACTGGCACAGGTACAATTTGAAAAGGAAAGTGGCGGAGCTGCCTCCAGTTACTGTAGAAGAATTTCAGAAGAGAGTGATCGCGCAAAGGAACAAGGATGACCAAGAGAGGAGCGAAGAGTTGATGAACTGTAAGGTGTGTAGGAAAAATTTCAACACGAAGAACCAATACGAGAATCATCTGGTGTCGAAGAAGCACAAGGAAAAGTGTGCAAAACAAAGCAGCATAGAAGCTTCGCACGAAGATACGGACGATACAACTTCTCCTGGTGCTACATTGAAGAAGGACATTCAGAATGAAGGTTCCAGCCGTAGTGGCAAGCGACCAGCGGAGGAAATGGAAATAGATTCCGATATAGAATCTGTAGACTCGGATGAATGGCTAGAAGATACGGAGAATCCGATACAAAATAACGATTGTCTGTTCTGTGATCACCATAGTAGATCTTTggtaaagaatttaaaacacaTGACCGTTGTACATTCGTTCTTTATACCGGATCCCGAGTATTGCACAGATATCAAAGGGTTGCTTACTTACCTCGGAGAAAAGATATTCGCTGGGTTCATGTGCATTTGGTGCAACGAAACTG GGAAAAGCTTCCAAAGCGTGGAAGCCGTCAGAGCACACATGGTGGACAAAGGACACTGCAGAGTGCTACACGAGGGAGATGCGCTCGCTGAATACGCAGAGTTTTACGATTACTCGTCCAGTTACCCGGATGCAGAAAACGGCGATGTGGATGCGGAAGTCGAAATACCTGAATTAGACGACAGTGATTACCAATTGGTCTTGCCATCTGGGAACGTTATTGGCCATAGATCCCTAATGAGATATTACAAGCAAAACTTAAACCCGAACAGAGCGGTCGCGGTACCGAAGAAAGAGAAATTAAGGAAAGTACTACTACAATATAGAGCACTAGGCTGGACAGAGACACAGAAAGAGATTGCTATTAAGAAAGCCAGGGACATAAAATATATGCAAAGAATACAGGCTAAGTACTCCACACAGTTGCAGTTTAAAGCAAACAAAATGCAAAGATACTTTAGACCCCAAGTAAACTTCTAG
- the Alkb gene encoding alpha-ketoglutarate-dependent dioxygenase AlkB produces the protein MFRDSFKYYKSRNPPPDLKDVIDLNDRNNNKVILKSNFKGSFFNEQSGYELGLKPVNDWQVYEFFNIPGLVFIKNPFTTDGQRYWIIKCLKDYSRKPNKLNLDAHNVLGDNEAWWDMCLASNKSRDLLPKLRWATLGYHHNWDTKLYSETSKTEMPTELSLLTSFLAKTLNFMDFKAEAAIINYYRMNSTLAGHTDHSEVNVGAPLFSISFGQTAIFLIGGLREEDAAHSILLRSGDIVIMSGESRLRYHGVPKILPAVSAPWDQEEVNDNKGQHCEWLPNDWKYAKAYISEARINMNVRQVLTPGQSTLP, from the exons ATGTTCCGAGATAGctttaaatattacaaaagtCGGAACCCGCCGCCCGATTTGAAGGATGTGATCGATTTGAATGATCGCAATAACAACAAA GTTATCCTTAAGTCAAATTTTAAAGGAAGCTTCTTCAATGAACAATCTGGATACGAATTAGGATTGAAACCGGTGAACGACTGGcaagtttatgaattttttaatattccag GACTCGTCTTTATCAAAAATCCGTTTACCACCGATGGGCAACGATATTGGATCATAAAATGCTTGAAAGATTACTCGAGGAAAccgaataaattaaatttagatGCGCACAATGTTCTGGGTGACAATGAAGCCTGGTGGGACATGTGCCTCGCCAGCAACAAGTCTAGAGACTTGCTACCGAAATTACGTTGGGCAACGTTAGGGTATCACCATAATTGGGACACTAAGTTATACTCTGAGACATCTAAAACGGAAATGCCTACCGAATTATCATTGTTGACCTCGTTCTTAGCAAAAACTTTAAATTTTATGGACTTCAAGGCGGAAGCAgcaattatcaattattatagaATGAATTCGACGCTGGCAGGTCATACCGATCATTCTGAAGTTAACGTTGGTGCACCCTTGTTTTCTATCAGTTTCGGTCAAACTGCAATATTTTTAATCGGAGGACTCAGAGAAGAGGACGCAGCTCACTCCATACTTTTAAGGAGTGGAGACATAGTAATCATGTCTGGAGAATCGCGTTTGAGGTACCATGGAGTACCAAAAATTTTACCAGCAGTTTCTGCGCCATGGGACCAAGAGGAAGTAAATGACAATAAAGGACAACATTGTGAATGGCTCCCCAATGATTGGAAGTACGCGAAAGCTTACATTTCTGAGGCTAGAATAAATATGAATGTAAGACAGGTGTTGACACCTGGACAATCAACTTTGCCATGA